The sequence tttttcatgtatcTCTGTAAACTCATTTAAATTCCTTTTGGAATAAGACAGATTATAAGTAACATACATATGTCAGGGTCTTTTAGGAAAATATAACTTTAATAAGGAAATTCAATTAAGGGTAGGAGTActccaggaacaatggtaatCCCCACATGATGATCTGACTCTCTTCTAGGAGCAACACATTGCAACCAGATGGGATGGACAAGGCATCTAAAAACCCAGAATCCTTCACCTtccaaaaggagggagggacTGTTGAGTTGCCCAGGAAAAAGGTCAAGAGTCTTCCTTCTCCTGGAACCTATGAGGAAAGAAAGGACTTGTTATATTCACCAAAAGATGAGTTTCTAGTAGTATAAGATAAGATATGCAATCAAATAACCTAAGAAGGACTTTTATTTATGACATCATTGAGGACTGGCTCCCCTAAACAAGCCTCCAATTCTAATTCCAAGACAACTAAAAATTCTGggattaaaaatatatccaaTGAATTATAATCTcaaagcaaagatttcttaggacaCAGAAAGCACtagctgtaaaagaaaaaaaaaaaaggataagctGGACCttataaaaacttaaaacttctGCTCATTTAAAGAaggttaagaaaataaataggcaaGCCACAGGCTGGgaaaaaattcttcttttaatttttttaatttttttttttttggtaaaatgacaATCAGtgataggaaaaaaatacttttaaaagatatatctgactatgaatatttttaatcttttgatgAGATGGCAAGAAAATAAAGGCAGTCTTCATACTGGTTAAAAGTTCTGTAAAACCAGAAATCCAGACAGTGAAGTTAAAACTGATGTCCCTATGAAATGTGACAGTGACACTATGGTGCCCTTTATACTGTTGCAACAGTCACTGGAAGCATAGGAAATGAGGGACAAAATGTGTAAGGTTGATAGGAGATCCTGTGCATAAATTTGGGAACTGCAAAAGGCTGCCCTTTTTTGTAAAAgtgaacaacaaaagaaaaaattcaactcTATAGAAGGGGAATTTGACTGTCTCAGTaggtagaaagagagaaaactctTTCCTGAGAATTTCTAGCCATAAGCTAGCCCTTACATGGATTTGCAGCTCAAATTCATACTATCTGTGTGCTCCAAAAAACATGAAGCCaagaatttatttaaagtaattcCAGCTTGATAGTGCTTCAAGGCAcctagaaaagaaacacaaatgctGAGAATACAGCACTTACCCAAGGCCTCAAAGAATTCCTACAGTTCAAGTTCCAAAAAACTCAAATTTATtgtcaaaaattacaaaacaaagaaaaaagcaccATGAGAGAGACAGCAGAAACAGACAGCAGCATCAGACACACAAAATCCACGGATATCAGAATTATGAGACATAGAATATAAtaactatatttaatattttatatatttaaagactAGTAAAAGgaacaatttaaaatatgattaaggaactgagaattatttaaaaattgagatttgaaaagtaattaaatagaactcaaaataataacaatagtaaaaaataataatacttgaaATAAACTGAAGACAGAACTAGTGACATGGAAGAGGAACCTGAAGAAATCACTCAGATGGTGGCATAAAGAGAAAAGCgattgaaaatatgaaaagaggGCAAGAGAAATGGAGGACAGAAGAGAGAAATCTCATTCTAGTAACTAATTAGAGGTCCAGAATGTGAGGACTGAGAACATGGGGGAAAGAGAATATTAAAAGAGATTATGGCTGATAATTTTCCAAggttgatgaaaaaaaaaaaaatccactctagactgggcgcagtggctcacgcctgtaatcccagcactttgggaggctgaggcgggtggatcacgaggtcaggagatcgagatcatcctggctaacacagtgaaatctcgtctctactaaaaaacacaaaaaattagccgggcgtggtggggggcacctgtagtcccagctattcaggaggctgaggcaggagaatggcgtgaacccgggagacggagcttgcagtgagccaagaacacaccactgcactccagcctgggagacagagcgagactctgtctcaaaaaaaaaaaacaaaacaaaaaacaacaatgcACTCTCAGTTTCAGAAAGTCCAACAAATCccaaacagaataaaagaaaatcacattttgaTATACTATAGTGACTGCAGAACACCAAAGACAAAGATGAGATTTTAAAAGCATTCAGAAAGCCCATGTTCTCTAAATCATGTGTGACTAATTCTCTCCAAAGTAAAGCTACCTTGACTGCGGTTGAAGACTGCAGTATAAGATGGTGACCACTAAACAGTACTTGCTTcttatggttttttttcttcatttccttttaaatatccTACAAGAAggtcaggcagggtggctcatgcctgtaatccccagcactttgggatgctgaggtgggttgattgagctcaggagttcaagaccagcctgggaaacatagagaaaccctatctctactaaaaatacaaaaaacaaaacaaaacaaaagccaggcatggtggcacgtgcctgtggtcccaaagttactttggaggctgaggtgggaggattacctgagcccaggaggcggaggttgcagtgagccaagattgcctcactgcactccaggctaggtgacagagcgacaccctgtccatgaaaaaaacaaaaaaacaaaaaaaacctaaaaggTTTATTTCACTGGTTACAAAAAGGGTTaaaaaagtgtaattttaaaaaataaaaactacaaatctCCCTATTACCAGAACTGCACAGAAATAAGGGATGGGACGAAAGGAAACAGCCGTttagtacaaaaaaataaatcactggaTTTGTTTATTAGTTAGCAAACAGACTGAacaaagggaggggaaaggataCCCACTTGCAGTTGGTACAGGTGTAGAAGACAGTTTGCCCTTCATCGGCTGAACGCATCTGTCTGGTGTGGTATGCCATTCCTTCATGACCACATCGAGGGCAGCGCCTGTCAACCTGGGAAGAAACTGGTGGGTTATGGAGGCCTGGTCATATCATACCCTTACTTCCCACAGGAATCAGGCGATCACGCCTCTCAAACATCGATGCTTTACATCTTTTCCCACTTGGAATTGGGCACAAAACTCTCCAGATCTCTGCAATCACTCATCCATTTCTTTCCTACCCACCTTATGGAGCCAGTTCTTGATCTCATTAACTTACCACAGGTCCCTGGCACTCAGGCCCTTCCTCCACCGACATAGGCATGGCTGTCCCCAGTTGGTGGAACACAACTGAAGTCTTCACAACCTTCCCCTCAAAGTCTGCACAGGCAAGTAAGACGGGTTATGGAGACAACCTGAGGGAGCTGACACCGGAAACTTCCCCTCTCCCCTGGCTGGTTAGGCCAGGAGGCCCTATATCCTTTCCCTCAGTTTTCATCGCTGGACCAAATGTACAACTGCCTGATGTCCTGCTCTAGGATCCCCTTCTCAACCCAACCGATCTTGAGTTCCCCAAGCTTCCGATCCTGGGCCCTCCGCCAGGACCCCTGTGTACAAGCCTCTCACTCCGAACGTTGATGTTGAAGCCACAGCGAGTACAGGTGACCGTATCCTGAGCCCCGGGCAGAGGCAGGACCGAGCCGCAATCTGAACAGAAATCCAAGTCCGACTGAAAGCTGGAGCAAGTACCGGCGAGGTCCATGACAGACATGCAGTCGGGTTTGAGGAGGGAGTTAGAAGTTTAttaacaaaagagagaagagttcCTGCCCCAGAGGTGGTAACTATTGCGTCCCAGGACGTAGGAGTATATAACCCGAGTCCTCCTCCCACGCACGCCTCCTGCCTCTGCGATCAAGGAGCCGAAACGCCCGGAACTCCCAGACAGCGTCGGGTACTAAAAGGACTTGGAACCCTTTCCTGGGGCCGGCGAGAGGAGCTGGCCAATTCCGTGGGCTAGAGCGCCAGCTCTGCGCCCG comes from Theropithecus gelada isolate Dixy chromosome 4, Tgel_1.0, whole genome shotgun sequence and encodes:
- the LOC112622203 gene encoding DNA-directed RNA polymerase I subunit RPA12-like, with product MSVMDLAGTCSSFQSDLDFCSDCGSVLPLPGAQDTVTCTRCGFNINVRNFEGKVVKTSVVFHQLGTAMPMSVEEGPECQGPVVDRRCPRCGHEGMAYHTRQMRSADEGQTVFYTCTNCKFQEKEDS